A single region of the Macrobrachium rosenbergii isolate ZJJX-2024 chromosome 5, ASM4041242v1, whole genome shotgun sequence genome encodes:
- the LOC136839058 gene encoding LOW QUALITY PROTEIN: uncharacterized protein (The sequence of the model RefSeq protein was modified relative to this genomic sequence to represent the inferred CDS: inserted 1 base in 1 codon), producing MAKSANNLLHDDTSNRDHLVPSYDSSGEAELGDLDAFHKRAEQVRVRLVLYLFLVISIRQLSKVHGSFKRRRECRGNKCKTSNLHEHLSDNQQQMIELLRQRDWRVVVRDPAFRELLKREMAGNLQEANFGQHFGSIMDDAAQSAEHVVEESGLDVHQIIDRVVSDAQDKGLDPLTLKGLKEQLYSAGQRKPRQNSIYDVIDGIKYQNNQPANNYAPPIAMVPLDYMMDFFEALNGEYSSPSSSYSAPPSNSYGAPPSDGYGAPPAPPKYAPLPGIKGPTFYPRPPIEICPSGHGGVFAFFAFITLALTLMIDFTLNVMIDINTTGLFGGIGGGGTNINNNNNNNNNNNNNNNNNNNNNNNNNNNGRAFNLFLNEFGGLDIDWSTVNNLDLIDHDSVLKARNARDTSSFLRSSKKEHPFISQKGRPAIIFDIWKKFLPRGLLFSESNTIPNIATIAPEFEKFSFLMNYPTYGGNDEEFHYPEKKTEKYEVYDLQHKLTGVDPKQEQVHSKHHQISPDVELLTSILSTEDEDYGFDYTSVNISNNWSPSVIYFEPNYGPQKFIKSTSTRAVMFTSVLPTLKSTEAFDEEAFSSDLNVTLTDETDEYIETEDEQEDVEEDKYEEENEDTRENKEEEEEEEYLIDFTDEPARWDERSGIEEFMDMQEYDEEAIFYQDDGKGPYAEKDVLYVDESIFNDTDDGDDNHEPQAKSYWSRENITKAKSKESLDVISAEEKNHKEQLERRRRRKREKRWENSXPEDIPHEHYETFIFPKNKINLRRWCTTGKNCHAASVRASMLVTRGYILSLAEAKPLCKLWVLCHAAAAAATEGAVGAVAATLTSGIASRFPTLLPGIDLRTLVTARNVGLRTSDCSRFSDTGCNLAQEAFSKAS from the exons ATGGCAAAGTCTGCCAATAATCTTCTCCACGACGACACCAGCAACAGGGATCACCTGGTCCCTTCTTACGACTCTTCTGGAGAGGCAGAGCTAGGGGATTTGGACGCCTTCCATAAAAGAGCAGAGCAAGTAAGAGTAAGACTTGTATTGTATCTTTTCTTGGTAATAA gtatCAGGCAACTCTCGAAAGTACATGGTTCCTTTAAGAGACGGAGAGAATGTAGAGGCAACAAATGCAAAACCTCTAATCTACATGAACACCTATCAGATAACCAGCAACAAATGATCGAACTCCTCCGCCAGAGGGACTGGCGCGTTGTTGTGAGAGATCCGGCTTTTCGCGAACTTCTCAAAAGAGAAATGGCGGGAAATCTACAAGAAGCCAATTTTGGCCAGCATTTCGGCTCCATCATGGACGATGCAGCTCAGTCTGCTGAGCATGTGGTTGAGGAAAGTGGACTGGATGTACATCAAATAATTGACAGAGTTGTCAGCGATGCTCAGGATAAAGGATTAGATCCTCTAACACTTAAGGGACTGAAGGAGCAATTATATTCAGCTGGTCAGAGGAAACCCAGGCAAAACAGCATTTACGATGTCATTGATggtattaaatatcaaaataaccaACCAGCAAATAACTACGCGCCTCCAATCGCTATGGTTCCTTTAGATTACATGATGGATTTTTTTGAAGCTCTCAATGGAGAATACTCTTCCCCATCTAGTAGCTATTCAGCCCCTCCTAGCAACAGCTACGGAGCCCCACCCAGTGACGGCTATGGGGCTCCACCAGCTCCTCCAAAATATGCCCCTCTTCCTGGCATCAAGGGCCCAACATTTTACCCAAGACCACCCATTGAAATATGTCCTTCTGGACATGGTGGGGTATTTGCATTCTTTGCATTTATTACCCTGGCTCTTACTCTGATGATAGACTTCACCCTCAATGTAATGATTGATATCAACACCACAGGTCTTTTTGGTGGTATTGGTGGTGGTGGcacaaacatcaacaacaataataataacaataacaacaacaataataataacaataataataacaataacaataataacaacaataacaatggcAGGGCTTTCAACTTATTTCTAAACGAATTTGGTGGACTTGACATTGACTGGTCTACTGTGAATAACCTAGATCTAATAGACCACGACTCTGTGTTGAAGGCAAGAAACGCCAGAGATACTTCCAGCTTCCTCCGCTCAAGTAAGAAAGAACACCCCTTCATAAGCCAAAAAGGGAGACCAGCAATTATCTTTGACATCTGGAAAAAGTTTCTACCTAGAGGGCTACTATTTTCAGAATCAAACACAATACCCAACATTGCTACAATTGCTCCTGAGtttgagaaattttcatttttgatgaacTACCCAACTTACGGTGGGAATGATGAGGAATTTCATTAccctgaaaagaaaacagagaaatatgAGGTTTACGACTTACAGCACAAACTGACTGGTGTGGATCCAAAGCAGGAACAGGTCCATTCTAAACATCACCAGATTTCTCCTGATGTTGAACTTTTGACTAGCATACTTAGCACCGAGGATGAAGATTATGGTTTTGACTACACCTCGGTAAACATCAGCAATAACTGGAGTCCCTCTGTCATATATTTTGAGCCAAATTATGGACCACAAAAGTTTATCAAGTCAACTTCCACAAGAGCAGTTATGTTCACCTCTGTGCTGCCAACTCTAAAATCCACAGAAGCTTTTGATGAAGAAGCATTCTCATCAGATCTGAATGTTACTTTAACAGATGAAACTGATGAATACATAGAAACGGAAGATGAGCAAGAGGATGTGGAGGAGGAcaaatatgaagaggaaaatgaagacacCAGAgaaaacaaggaggaggaggaggaggaggagtacttGATTGACTTTACAGATGAGCCTGCTCGCTGGGATGAAAGATCAGGCATTGAAGAGTTCATGGATATGCAAGAGTATGATGAGGAAGCAATCTTTTACCAAGATGATGGAAAGGGTCCTTATGCTGAAAAGGATGTTCTGTATGTAGACGAAAGCATCTTTAATGAtactgatgatggtgatgacaatCATGAACCCCAAGCAAAATCATACTGGTCCAGAGAAAATATAACTAAAGCAAAGAGCAAAGAATCGCTTGACGTAATTTCGGCTGAAGAAAAAAACCACAAGGAACAGTTGGAAAGACGCCgacgaagaaagagagaaaagagatggGAGAATT GCCCTGAAGATATTCCACATGAGCACTATGAAACGttcatttttcctaaaaataag ATTAACCTTCGTCGTTGGTGCACGACCGGGAAGAACTGCCATGCAGCATCAGTAAGAGCGTCAATGCTCGTGACCAGAGGATACATTCTCTCATTAGCCGAGGCTAAGCCCCTCTGCAAATTGTGGGTGCTCTGCCATGCAGCCGCGGCTGCTGCTACTGAAGGTGCCGTAGGAGCAGTGGCTGCTACGTTGACAAG TGGCATTGCAAGCAGGTTTCCAACCCTCCTGCCTGGAATAGACCTAAGGACGCTAGTCACAGCCAGAAACGTAGGCCTAAGAACTTCCGACTGCTCTCGCTTCTCAGACACCGGATGCAACCTGGCCCAGGAAGCATTCAGCAAGGCGTCATGA
- the LOC136838977 gene encoding uncharacterized protein, translating into MRTKVLVLFLLTSLQAASAFLSGASEIVSNIIEQVQDHLNGVSESAEGRFFGGGGGYGGCTDSFSVFGFLAFLLALLDLILDLQMNMAGGGGTAGRSVRSADGVDESSGSPLTCQNNAELQQATSACYSMLRGFLNALASDDPECAKRFMCEGAEEAATAGPVGEVIASVASLNAGSWLQKVNATMFAGVTEAGESGAKSRGCAFRYSKCFGLPDAYRYPAVYRGPQLPSEAYQPILQEVMDAVKDAFL; encoded by the exons ATGAGGACAAAAGTTTTAGTGTTGTTTCTCCTGACGTCGTTGCAGGCAGCGAGCGCATTCCTTTCAGGAGCGTCTGAAATCGTCAG CAATATTATAGAGCAAGTTCAAGATCACCTGAATGGCGTCTCCGAAAG CGCCGAAGGACGATTCTTCGGCGGGGGAGGTGGCTACGGCGGCTGCACCGACTCCTTCAGCGTCTTTGGCTTCCTTGCCTTCCTGCTGGCGTTGCTGGACCTGATTCTGGATCTCCAGATGAATATGGCGGGCGGTGGGGGAACAGCAGGGAGGAGTGTCAGGAGCGCTGACGGCGTCGACGAGTCCAGCGGTAGTCCGCTTACCTGTCAG AACAACGCCGAACTGCAGCAGGCTACTTCGGCCTGCTACAGCATGCTCCGTGGCTTCTTGAACGCCCTGGCGTCAGACGACCCCGAATGCGCCAAGAGGTTCATGTGCGAAGGTGCTGAAGAGGCGGCAACTGCTGGCCCTGTGGGAGAAGTGATTGCCAGTGTTGCCAG TTTGAACGCCGGTTCATGGCTGCAGAAGGTCAATGCAACGATGTTTGCCGGAGTGACGGAAGCAGGAGAATCAGGGGCCAAGTCCCGGGGCTGCGCCTTTCGCTATTCCAAGTGCTTTGGTCTCCCGGACGCCTACCGCTACCCTGCCGTCTACAGGGGCCCCCAGTTGCCCTCCGAGGCCTACCAACCCATCCTACAGGAGGTCATGGATGCCGTGAAGGATGCTTTCTTGTAA